The sequence AAGCGTGCCAGGAAGGTGCTCGCGGGGGAGAACCGCGTCCTCTTCGATGACGGGACCGAGGAGGGGTACGACTTCCTCCTCGTCGCCACGGGGGGCAAACCGATCCTGCCGGATCCCATGAAGAAACCTCTCGGATCGATCCTCCCGTTCGACTCCCTGGACGACGCTGTCCGGATCCGGGACCGCGCGCAACGCCCCGGCGTATCGGTTGTGTACGGCCCGGGCTACCTCGCGATCGAGGCTTGCCGGGTCCTGCGGAAGGCGGGGCAGGAAGTGATCTGGCTCAAGCCGGGGCAGCCCCGCTTCGGCAACCCGATCGGGGGGGAGTTCGAGGCGAGCGTCATCAACGAGATCCAGAAACGCGGCGTCGTGCTCAAGGACGGGGCGGACATCGCGGAGGTTTCGGAGATCGACGGGGAGACGACATCGGTCCGCACCGTTTCCGGAGAGGAGATCCGGTGCCGGATGGTCGTGGTGGTCACCGAGCGGCTTCCCTCGACCGATTTTCTGGAAGGGAGCGGCGTGAAGGTCGGCACGGGGGTGATCGTGGACGACTTCCTGCGAACCTTCATCGGGAACATCTACGCGGCAGGGGATTGCGCGGAACTGTTCGACAAGGCCACCGGCCAAAAGCGGATCAACTTCGGCTGGCGAAGCGCCATCAAGCAGGGGCAGCTGGCCGGGGAGAACATGGCGGGGGGAGGGAAGCTCTACATCCGGAAGCAGGAGGACTACCTTTGGCTGCTTTTCGGGACGTCGCTTCTGGACCGGTCCAG comes from Candidatus Deferrimicrobiaceae bacterium and encodes:
- a CDS encoding FAD-dependent oxidoreductase produces the protein KRARKVLAGENRVLFDDGTEEGYDFLLVATGGKPILPDPMKKPLGSILPFDSLDDAVRIRDRAQRPGVSVVYGPGYLAIEACRVLRKAGQEVIWLKPGQPRFGNPIGGEFEASVINEIQKRGVVLKDGADIAEVSEIDGETTSVRTVSGEEIRCRMVVVVTERLPSTDFLEGSGVKVGTGVIVDDFLRTFIGNIYAAGDCAELFDKATGQKRINFGWRSAIKQGQLAGENMAGGGKLYIRKQEDYLWLLFGTSLLDRSR